Part of the Candidatus Zixiibacteriota bacterium genome, AGGCTCGGCTACGACCCGCGATACTGCGCGTTTACCATGGTCGACCTTCACTCCCTGATGGAAAAAAACGCCCTGGAAAACCCCTATCCCCGATCCTCATGACAGCGGACGGGCGCGCCGACCGCCTGCGAAAAGCAGTGCTGCAGACGGCCCGGTTGGGAAAACTTCCGGCCCTCGCGTTCGCCGCGCTCGCTGCGCTGCTCGGCGCCGAACATGCCGCCGCGCAGCTCGCCGGCAAGTGGGAGACCCGGGCCCCGATGCCGACCGCCCGGACCGAGGTCGCCCTCGCCGCGGCGACAGGCAGGATCTTCGTGATAGGCGGCTACGGCCGTCACGGAGACGCAGTCGAAGCATACGATCCGGCCAGTGACAGCTGGCGGAGCCGGGCGCCGCTGCCTCGCTCTCTGCATCATGTCGCCGCCGTCTCGCTGGACGGCAGGATTTACGTCGTCGGCGGCTTTGGCTCGAACGGGGGCGTAACCGATACGGTCTATCGATACGATCCGGCCTCGGACGAATGGACGCTCCTCACGCGCATGCCGACCGCGCGCGGCGCTCTCTCGGCAGCCGTGGTCGGAGGCCGGATCTGCGCCCTGGGCGGGATCGGGATTCGACGCGCGAACACGGGCGCGCACGAGTGTTACGATCCCGCCAGGAATCGCTGGGAGACGTTGGCGCGCCTGCCCACCCCCCGCGACCACCATGCGGTCGCCGTCTCGGGGGACCGGCTCTACGCCTTGGGCGGCCGCATCGACGGCCGGCACCATCGCAGCATCGCCGTCAACGAGGAGTACGACCCCGCCGCCGGCAGCTGGCGCAGGCGCGCGCCGCTGCCGACCGTCAGGAGCGGCATCGCCGCGGCGGCCCTGGGCGGAAGGATTTTCGTCTTCGGGGGCGAATCGGGGCGGGGAACCCACCGCGAGGTCGAGTCCTACGATCCCGCCCGCGACCGCTGGCAGACCTGGGCGGCGATGCCGACGGCGCGCCACGGTCTCGGCGCCGCGGTGCTCGGCGGTTCGATTTACGTCATCTCGGGAGGCCCGCAGCCCGGCGCTACTTTTTCTTCGGCCAACGAAGTCTTCACGCCCTGAGCCCGGAACGTCAGCGGTTGCCTGGCCCGCC contains:
- a CDS encoding kelch repeat-containing protein, whose product is MTADGRADRLRKAVLQTARLGKLPALAFAALAALLGAEHAAAQLAGKWETRAPMPTARTEVALAAATGRIFVIGGYGRHGDAVEAYDPASDSWRSRAPLPRSLHHVAAVSLDGRIYVVGGFGSNGGVTDTVYRYDPASDEWTLLTRMPTARGALSAAVVGGRICALGGIGIRRANTGAHECYDPARNRWETLARLPTPRDHHAVAVSGDRLYALGGRIDGRHHRSIAVNEEYDPAAGSWRRRAPLPTVRSGIAAAALGGRIFVFGGESGRGTHREVESYDPARDRWQTWAAMPTARHGLGAAVLGGSIYVISGGPQPGATFSSANEVFTP